The DNA sequence CCCAATCGACAATGACGTATCTGGAATCAGAATACAAGTCTGGGAGTATCCAGTTGTTACTCTAACCTATTGCACATATGAAAATCACTAATAATTACTGTTCAAAGTGAAGGAATTAATTGAATTCAGTTGATAAAGTAGGAGCATACTTAAACAACAAAAGATATGTACCAGTCATTAAATTCAACATGAACAATGAAACCATACCAAAATTCAATTCTGTGATCAGCTTCGTGTTTCTGGAATTAAATTACCTGCAAAATTTGCACTGAATGATTCGATTCCGGACTCGTAGGCCTGTCTTGCAATAGATTAAATGCAGATTAAGTGAAGAGGAGAATGAGGAAGGAAAACAGAAAATTGGAATCAAGGGTTAAGTAGAAACATAAAGCTATCATTCTAGTTGGTTGACTCATGCATTTGTAATAACCACTAAGAACAATCGACTGAAAACGATAACAGTGCAGAATCCTCATCTTTGTTATGCCATGCTTCCATAAGTGTAATCGATTAAGATTTGCTTCCCTTCGTTTTTATTCCCCTGATCTACTGGCCACACCCTACCTGAATTAATAAGATGAAATAAATGGAACGGAGATGAATGAATCAAACCTTGGTAGAAGCGTACGATGCACCGTCGCCGACGAGGCTCCATCTCGCTatcaaaaggggaaagaaaaggaAACGGCTAAATCATCGCATTTTGACCTGAAAATACCAGAATTGTGAATTAAGCcgaaggagaggaaacaacttcatTTCCGCAATGattgaaacaaaaagaaaataagagaaagagGGAAATAATCAACCCATCCGTCGACCAAAATTTTGAAAGGAAACCCTAACCAAGAGTGAGATCGAAGATCAGCCGTCGATCGGTGGAGATGAAAGTAAATGGATGGAGGGGGAATGGCCCGCGTAAAGAAGTGTAAAGAcagcggcggtggcggtggcggcgacGAGGACTAGACCTTGTTGGGTAGAATGATCTTGAGAGGGTAACGAGAGAAGTATCGAATGGCGGCGGATTCCCCTTcccacctcctccaccaccacccttCCATTTCCGTCGGCCGTCTTCGACGATCTGGAGCAGTAGCACGGAAGTCGCTCCATCGCAACATCCGAACCGTCCATCGTCAACCAGCAACATCTTGCTATGCTCCCGCAGCAGCCTCCGATCACAATTCACATGGCAGTCAATTGTGCCGCGGGGCCTCTTTTGGGTCTGCCGTCAACAACTTTGGTTGGTTGACAAAAATTGTAGATTGATTTATGCATCTTAAACATCAAATGTACGTGTCCAAATAGTTTAATTCCCACGTTATATGTGTACTACTACATATTTACTGACGTGACCTTTTTTTAAAGCTGTAACTCAAACCAAATTGGAAGCTGTTTGGTTTTCCAAAATGTTAGATAACCCTTAAACCCATTAGACAAAAGTAAACCGGACCAAATCGCTCGGCCTGATGGGTTCATTTTGCACACCCTTCAATTGGCATCCCACTCACACCGGTAgcggtcaaagactcaaaaggagAACAAGTCGAGAGGGTTCCCAGAGACCTCTGGTGCAGATTGGAAACGACAAAGATAAGAAAGATAAGAGTGGCGTATTTAATTGGCCTTCAAAAGCTGAAGCTGATAGGGCAGACGAACAAATTGTTGTGAGAGAAGCAGCAGCACCTCCTCCTCAATCCCTGATTGTTATTTACTGTTCCGAGCTCCCGACATCCGAGGAGCACACACTCCTATGCCATAACAGACCAGTACTCTGATCGTAGAGAGATCGACGACGATGGGTTTTGGCAGCAGCGATGATACGACCACCAAGGGCCGCAAGCTGCTGGAGATCCTCAACGTGAGGATGGTCGGCGCTGGCTGTCGAGTCCTGGTGCTGTCCCACGGCTTCGGCACCGATCAGTCGGCGTGGAACCGCGTGCTCCCTTACTTCCTGCGTGATTACAGGGTGGTGCTCTACGATCTGGTCTGTGCCGGCAGCGTCAACCCCGACCACTTCGACTTCCACCGCTACACCACCCTCGACGCCTACGTCGACGACCTTCTCGCCGTGCTCGACGCCCTCGGCGTCGACCGGTGCTACTTCGTCGGCCACTCAGTATCGGCCATGATCGGCATCCTCGCCGCCATCCGCCGCCCTCTTCTCTTCCTAAAACTCATCCTCGTCGGAGCATCCCCAAGGTGTGCGGTTTACTGCTTCTTTTACATATGCACATGTGCTCTCGTGGTCTGTGTGTGTGTGACAAGGTCTTGGTGGGAGCCAGGTTTCTGAACGATGGGGATTACCATGGGGGGTTCGAGAGGGAGGAGACCGAAGAGGTGTTCGCAGCGATGGAGGCGAACTACGAGGCGTGGGTGCGAGGGTTCGCGCCGCTGGCGGTGGGGGCGGACGTGCCGGCGGCGGTGAGGGAGTTCAGCCGGACGCTGTTCAACATGCGGCCGGACATATCGCTGTTCGTGTCGCGGACGGTGTTCAACAGCGATCTGCGGGGGGTGCTGGGGCTGGTGCAGGCCCCCTGCGTGGTGATCCAGACCGCCAACGACGTGTCGGTGCCGCCTTCCGTCGCCGCGTACCTC is a window from the Musa acuminata AAA Group cultivar baxijiao chromosome BXJ2-1, Cavendish_Baxijiao_AAA, whole genome shotgun sequence genome containing:
- the LOC135599105 gene encoding probable strigolactone esterase DAD2 translates to MGFGSSDDTTTKGRKLLEILNVRMVGAGCRVLVLSHGFGTDQSAWNRVLPYFLRDYRVVLYDLVCAGSVNPDHFDFHRYTTLDAYVDDLLAVLDALGVDRCYFVGHSVSAMIGILAAIRRPLLFLKLILVGASPRFLNDGDYHGGFEREETEEVFAAMEANYEAWVRGFAPLAVGADVPAAVREFSRTLFNMRPDISLFVSRTVFNSDLRGVLGLVQAPCVVIQTANDVSVPPSVAAYLKAHLGGRTTLELLHDEGHLPHLSAPASFVHVLHRALTTTQ